The Hordeum vulgare subsp. vulgare chromosome 4H, MorexV3_pseudomolecules_assembly, whole genome shotgun sequence genomic interval GTCACGAAGGCAAACCAGATTGTTAGATTTATACACTGAACtggtcatgcatgataaaactctTAGCAAGAGGGTGTTGACTAGTCTTGCTAAGATCGTATGGAAACTTCCtgctctccatcatcatgatcttttTATCAACTCTCCTTTTGGTTGGGTATTTCGTGCATTAATGTCGCCGCTTCTTCCTGTAATTAAGTACTCAACCACTTTGAGAGACATCTGACAAAGTAAATATCGAATTGACATGTTGATAACGTACAGGGGCTGCTACAAATCCTCTAACTACTCCGTCGTCTTATGTTGCTGGATTTCATGACAAATATATTGGCAAATAATATATAGTTTCATAGTTTGAAAAGCGGGACTGCGCACATGATTCTATATCAACTTCTGGAAAGAACCTGTAGTAGTAGTCACTCTGTATGTCTTTAGAAGTCATGCAGACATGAATCAAGCGCATGTGCAAATAGGTGACTTTGTCTATGTCGGCCCCGAGTTAGAAAACGAGTGATTGCTTTACATGACATGGCTTTTCTCAACTGCTCTTTGACTGGTTTCGTACGCATTGGCTCCAACTATGACCAAGTATATGATATCTAATTTTACTAGTGTCAGATGTTTCTTGTCTTAATTAAATATCATTTTCTTGACAGTGATGTGTGGTGCATTTTCTAGGAATCAGTCCTGCATGCATTTCGGGACTCAGGTGAGATGGAGAAACATTCATAATTACTACTCAGCCGAACACATCACCACAGAGTAGCTATTATATGGCTGTATACCCTGCATTGCTTCTTTGAAGGGAAAACATGTCTTAAAAGGTAACTCATAAAGTTTATATAAAATAGTTTAATCAGCCATCATAGACCATTTCAATATGTTGGTCGGTTCCAGTTGGCCAAGTCTATTATTGCTCACGAGTTCATGCACTGCTTGCTGCGCCTATATAAACACATACATTCCCGGCATATCCAAACCATCACTCACGCCACAACCACAAACAGGAACACAAGACAGGGAAATCAATAAGATGGCATCCTCCTGTTCCTTCCTTCTCCTCGCTGCTCTTCTTGCGTTGGTCTCATGGCAGGCCACTTCCTCCGACCCTAGCCCACTCCAAGACTTTTGTGTGGCCGACATGCATTCACCAGGTACAGTACGGCTTCTTACCATGCTTTCACCAAATACATATGCTGAAATTAATTTCTAAAAATTATATGCATGTTCATATCACTTCCTAGTAATACCCAAGCTTACACTCTACATCTCCTCTATTCACCAGTGCGTGTAAATGGGTTTGTTTGCAAGAACCCTATGGATGTAAACGCTGATGACTTCTTCAAGGCAGCCGCCCTCGACAAGCCTAGGGTGACAAACAAGGTTGGCTCCAACGTCACCTTGATCAACGTCATGCAGATTGCTGGACTCAACACCCTCGGCATCTCAATTGCGCGCATCGACTATGCTCCCTTGGGTCAGAACCCGCCACATACGCACCCTCGCGCCACTGAGATCCTCACGGTACTCGAGGGGACACTGTATGTCGGATTTGTCACATCCAACCTGCCTGCACCCAACAGAAACAAGTTCCTCTCGAAGGTGCTCAACAAAGGTGATGTATTTGTCTTCCCCGTGGGGCTCATTCACTTTCAGTTCAACCCCAACCCCCACCAGCCCGCTATTGCAATTGCCGCGCTCAGCAGCCAGAACCCAGGGGCTATCACAATTGCCAATGCAGTGTTTGGGTCAGACCCAGCAATATCAGATGATGTTCTTGCCAAGGCGTTTCAGGTGGAAAAGAATACTATAGACTGGCTCCAGGCTCAGTTCTGGGAGAACAACCACAATTAAGTCACACATTGGGTGATTACACACGTGCGTAAATTAAGGGCATGGTTGAGTTCCTAGATATGCATCCTAATTTATAAAATAAAAGGAGCATATGTAATTGTGTGCCTGTAATCAGTGAATGTATTTCTACCTTTTAAATAATCAAAAATATCGTTTTTTATCACACTGATATGATCTCACATGCTTTTTTTTGGTTCTACTGTGTCGTATTTCTCATAATTGATCAATATTTTGGGTTCTTTTCCCCTTATTCTGAAATAATATATGATTAGGTTAAAAAAAAGAAACAATACAAGATTATTTGGTAATGCAGTATTTGTTTGACGCTGGTGTTGAACACGTATTATTATCTGGCAATACATGTGAAGTATGCGATGGGTGGAGCCCGATTGTGCTCAGGATTTAAATGTGAATGTGGAATGTGCAAAAGTTGCTTCCTGGACTTGTTGTTCTGGTCTCTCGCTTTCTGGTGCATGAAATTAGAAATATACAGTTCCTCCATGTAATATTTTTAGCTTCCTTTTGGTTCAAAGCTCTTGTAAGTTTGATTGACGGCTGCTTTGATGGAAATCGATGAGGTGGCTCATTTTATCTAAATTCTTATGAGTAGTATTTTTGATTTTCTTAAGTTGGGAactaaaaacacgttttttttaaTAAGTTTTGGAAACTGGGCACAACGGAGTCGAGATTTTAAACATTAGCTCCAACATACATATAAAAAATATGCATAAATGTAGAAAATAAACTTATTACCGGAAGTGCCTAATGACACACCTCCAGCATGCTGGCGGAAGGGAGCAGATGAGAAGCTGGACCACCTTAAGACTCAACCAGGACCGACGACGACATTCATCCACGAGCCACCTGGAAGAAAACACTTGACTTCGTCGTACTGTCACCTTTGAACTACAGTTGCATGTCGGAGACGACCCGCTGCTTAAACCAAGTAGTGTCTTGACCATACCAGCAGACATGATGAAAGGAGGACATTGTTGCATGTACTACAAGATATATGCATGCAATACCGTGAGTCATTTGATTTAAGGCAGGGTCGATTGGATCGCCATACCATTCCGAACACACCACCGTAAATGGAGAGTGTTGATTGCACACATTCTGTAGCAACTTAAAAGAATGGAGAGTGTTAGAACTAGCCGCTTGCCGTAGATCAGATCGCCGTCGTACGCCAACACGACTATAACCGAAACTAGAACAAAACCTGCACGCTACGAGCTAAAAGCAAGCAAGCTGGCTGGTGGATCGATTGTTGGGCTAGCTAGCTATGGAACTGATGTATTCTGCCGTCCGGCTAGATAAATCTCAATCGGGACTACACCAAAGTATAGCACGCAAACACACGAGATAATCTTACAGGAGAGTAGATCAAGCTAAGCAGACGACTTTGTCTGTGTAGAAAACGATTGCTTTACATAACTTACATCTCTCAACTCCTCTTTGACCTCGTGTGCATCAGTTCTCACCATGACCAAGTATACGTATATGATATCTAATAAACTATGATGATGGGTGGCGACTTTTCATGAAACCAGCGCTCCATGCATTGTGCTGACTTGGTTGAGATGGATAAATAATTGTAATTACTACTCAGCCATACATCGGATGATGCATTAGCGCTTAAGCATATTAAAAAGCAAACTTGAAAAGTTTATGCAAAATACTATTCAGAAGCCAATAGATGATTATTTAGTAATGTGCTCAGAGGTTTCAACGTGCAAGTTGAATGTGCAAACGTTGCTTCCTTGAGTCGTTGTTGTGGTCTGCCTTTCCAGGGCATGTAATAAGTAGTTTACGGTAGTTCCTGGAGTATAGCCCACATACTTGGGCTATACTTCTCTCAGTGATAAAACTTCTCTCTGTGTACCATCACGAGTTTACTCATAGATTTCTTCCGTAACTAATAGTGTCAAGTTATACACTTATATATACCTTAGTTTTCTCTAAAAGAAACAGATATACCTTACTTGATGTCCTTCTCTTAATCTAGAAAGGTGTTAATTATAAATATTTCCATCTTGAGTGTTTGTATCCTCCGTATATGTTTTGATTACAGG includes:
- the LOC123450088 gene encoding germin-like protein 8-11; this encodes MASSCSFLLLAALLALVSWQATSSDPSPLQDFCVADMHSPVRVNGFVCKNPMDVNADDFFKAAALDKPRVTNKVGSNVTLINVMQIAGLNTLGISIARIDYAPLGQNPPHTHPRATEILTVLEGTLYVGFVTSNLPAPNRNKFLSKVLNKGDVFVFPVGLIHFQFNPNPHQPAIAIAALSSQNPGAITIANAVFGSDPAISDDVLAKAFQVEKNTIDWLQAQFWENNHN